A stretch of Phoenix dactylifera cultivar Barhee BC4 chromosome 16, palm_55x_up_171113_PBpolish2nd_filt_p, whole genome shotgun sequence DNA encodes these proteins:
- the LOC103713674 gene encoding squalene monooxygenase SE1-like, with the protein MLAEYLFGGVISSLLGLLLLLRLRRAKEKNKRTRIAGALAKAVEESRPQAVGDGGTDVIVVGAGVAGSSIAHTLGKDGRRVHVIERDLTEPDRIVGELLQPGGYLRLIELGLEDCVEEIDAQRVLGYALYKDGKNTRLPYPLENYHSDVAGRSFHNGRFIQRMREKAASLPNVKLEQGTVTALLEENGTIKGVSYKNKAGAELKAYAPLTIVCDGCFSNLRRTLCSPKVDIPSCFVGLILENCQLPYPNHGHVILADPSPILFYPISSTEVRCLVDVPGQKVPSVANGEMARYLKTVVAPQVPSELHDAFVSAVDQGSIRTMPNKSMPASPFPTPGALLMGDAFNMRHPLTGGGMTVALSDIVVLCNLLRPLHDLQDASSLCKYLESFYTLRKPVASTINALAGALYEVFSASPDRARIEMRQACFDYLCLGGVFSSGPIALLSGLKPCPLSLVAHFFAVAIYGVGRLLLPFPSPERLWIGARLISGASAIIFPIIRAEGFRQMFFPATVPAYYRAPPPH; encoded by the exons CGCAGGCCGTAGGGGATGGCGGAACCGACGTGATCGTCGTCGGCGCAGGCGTCGCTGGCTCTTCCATCGCGCACACGCTCGGGAAG GATGGCCGCCGAGTACATGTAATTGAGAGAGATTTGACAGAGCCCGACCGCATTGTTGGGGAACTTTTACAACCTGGGGGTTACCTCAGATTGATTGAGTTAGGCTTGGAGG ACTGTGTGGAAGAAATTGATGCTCAGCGGGTCCTTGGATATGCTCTTTATAAAGATGGAAAAAATACCAGACTGCCATATCCCTTGGAAAATTATCATTCAGATGTTGCGGGGAGGAGCTTTCACAATGGACGGTTTATACAAAGGATGCGGGAGAAAGCTGCATCTTTGCCTAA TGTTAAATTGGAGCAGGGAACTGTAACAGCCTTGCTTGAAGAAAATGGTACCATCAAGGGTGTATCATACAAGAATAAAGCTGGTGCAGAATTAAAAGCTTATGCACCACTTACAATTGTTTGTGATGGCTGCTTTTCAAATTTGCGCCGCACTCTTTGCTCTCCCAAA GTTGATATCCCCTCTTGTTTTGTTGGATTGATCCTGGAGAACTGTCAACTACCATATCCAAACCATGGGCATGTTATTTTAGCAGACCCTTCACCTATTCTGTTCTATCCTATCAGCAGTACCGAGGTTCGGTGTTTGGTTGATGTGCCCGGGCAGAAGGTGCCTTCTGTAGCTAATGGGGAAATGGCAAGGTATCTGAAAACTGTAGTGGCACCTCAG GTTCCAAGTGAGCTGCATGATGCCTTTGTATCAGCTGTTGATCAAGGAAGCATTCGAACCATGCCAAATAAGAGCATGCCTGCTTCTCCTTTTCCGACACCTGGAGCCCTATTAATGGGAGATGCATTCAATATGCGGCATCCTTTAACTGGTGGAGGAATGACTGTGGCGTTGTCTGATATTGTTGTACTATGCAATCTTCTTAGGCCTTTGCATGATCTGCAGGATGCATCTTCTCTGTGCAAGTATTTAGAATCCTTCTACACTTTGCGTAAG CCTGTTGCTTCTACGATAAACGCTTTGGCAGGTGCCTTGTATGAGGTCTTCAGTGCTTCACCTGATCGAGCAAGGATTGAGATGCGCCAAGCCTGTTTTGACTATCTATGTCTTGgtggtgtgttttcaagtgggCCTATTGCTTTACTTTCTGGCCTCAAACCTTGCCCATTAAGCTTGGTTGCACACTTTTTTGCTGTTGCCATATATGGTGTTGGCCGACTTTTATTGCCATTTCCTTCACCTGAGCGATTGTGGATTGGAGCTCGATTGATTTCG GGTGCATCTGCTATCATTTTCCCCATTATAAGAGCAGAAGGGTTTCGACAAATGTTCTTTCCTGCTACTGTTCCTGCTTATTacagagctcctcctcctcactaA
- the LOC103713673 gene encoding DUF21 domain-containing protein At2g14520 yields MAVEYHCCEGRFFLHIVIIVLLVLFAGLMSGLTLGLMSLSLVDLEVLAKSGTPQDRKHAAKILPVVQRQHLLLCTLLICNAAAMEALPIFLDSLVTAWGAILISVTLILLFGEIIPQSVCSRYGLAIGAAVAPIVRVLVWICFPVAYPISKLLDFLLGDGHVALFRRAELKTLVTLHGNAAGKGGELTHDETTIIAGALELSEKKASDAMTPLSQTFAVDINAKLDRNLMQLILDKGHSRVPVYYEKPTNIIGLILVKNLLSIHPDDEVPIKSVTIRKIPRVLEDMPLYDILNEFQKGHSHMAVVVKQRVATEQPSNIADGDLRLNVDGDKPNERILESSKKLRKWKSHPSNSHKLNRASSRGKKRSGDDVLQIEDKPLPIINEDEEAIGIITMEDVIEELLQEEIFDETDYHEDRQ; encoded by the exons ATGGCGGTGGAGTACCATTGCTGCGAGGGGCGGTTCTTTCTGCACATAGTGATCATAGTACTGCTGGTGCTCTTCGCCGGGCTCATGTCGGGCCTCACCCTGGGGTTGATGTCGCTCAGCCTCGTCGACCTCGAAGTCCTCGCCAAGTCCGGCACGCCTCAGGACCGCAAGCACGCCG CCAAGATATTGCCTGTTGTGCAGAGACAGCATTTGTTGCTGTGCACTCTTCTTATTTGCAATGCCGCAGCCATGGAG GCTCTCCCCATTTTTCTTGACAGTTTGGTCACAGCATGGGGTGCTATCTTGATTTCAGTGACATTGATACTTCTGTTTGGTGAG ATTATCCCACAGTCTGTGTGCTCTCGATATGGGTTAGCTATTGGAGCAGCAGTTGCGCCAATAGTCCGTGTGCTTGTGTGGATCTGCTTTCCTGTTGCATATCCAATTAGCAAG TTGTTGGACTTTTTGCTGGGAGATGGACATGTAGCTCTTTTCCGCAGAGCTGAGCTGAAAACACTTGTTACTTTACATGGGAATGCG GCTGGGAAAGGGGGAGAACTGACCCATGATGAAACGACTATCATTGCTGGAGCACTTGAACTTAGTGAGAAAAAAGCCAGTGATGCCATGACTCCTCTATCTCAAACCTTTGCTGTTGATATCAATGCAAAACTTGATAG GAATTTGATGCAGTTGATTCTGGATAAGGGGCATAGCAGAGTGCCAGTTTACTATGAAAAACCCACAAATATAATTGGTCTCATCCTG GTGAAGAACTTATTGTCCATACACCCTGATGATGAGGTGCCAATTAAGAGTGTCACAATTCGAAAGATTCCACG GGTTCTGGAAGACATGCCTCTGTACGATATTTTGAATGAGTTTCAGAAGGGTCACAGTCACATGGCTGTTGTCGTGAAGCAAAGAGTTGCAACAGAACAGCCTAGCAACATTGCAGATGGTG ATTTGAGGCTGAATGTTGATGGTGATAAGCCTAATGAAAGAATTTTGGAGAGTTCCAAGAAGCTACGCAAGTGGAAGAGTCATCCATCAAATTCACATAAGCTAAACAGGGCCAGCAGTAGAGGTAAAAAACGGTCAGGCGATGATGTACTGCAAATTGAAGACAAACCCCTGCCCATCATAAATGAAGATGAAGAGGCTATTGGGATAATAACAATGGAGGATGTCATTGAAGAGCTACTACAG GAAGAGATATTTGATGAGACAGATTATCACGAGGATCGGCAGTGA